CCAGATACCGTGCCGTAATCAGCCCACCTAAAAACTCGCCCAATGAGAACAAAACACCGGCATGCATGATGCCAATGTGATTGCCGGCCGCCTTAGAGTTGGGAATTGTCGCCTTAAAGACCCCATTCTCCGCTTCAAGAACAGTAAGTCCTAAGAACTCGTAGATGGGGCAATTTTTCTTCGCCCCAGCCTCAAATGCGACTAAATCCATTACTCACTCCTTGCCTAAATTATTGACGTTCGTATGAACCGCTGACCGTTGAAGGGTCGCACGACGATAGTCCAGATGACAACACCGTGCGAGTGCATATGTCGCGAAAATCACCTATCGTTGGAACGACCAAAAATAATAAATCGTGGTATCTGAAATGCGTCGTTATGGCACAACACCCGGTAGACCAGAGGAATATCGTCAAGGCAGTGAACGAGCGGTGCGGCCCAAAGACGCTTCCACGCTGATCATTGTTCGGCAGGACGATGAGCCGCGATTACTCCTCGGGAAACGCTCGATGCAGCACAAGTTCATGCCGGGGAAGTTTGTCTTTCCTGGCGGTCGCCTAGATTTAATCGACCAGCGGCTAAAGGTGCCGACTGAGCTCCCCGAGCCTGTCATGCAGCGTTTACGAAAAAAAACGCAGTCACACGTTAGTGACGCGAAACTTAGAGGGCTCGCGCTCGCGGCTATTCGGGAAACATTCGAAGAGACCGGGCTTGTGGTGGGGCGGCCCACAACCGCAATCGTTCATACCGCCAATACGGGCTGGCAAGACTATCTTTCGCACGGTGTGATTCCACCGTTAGAGTCAATGGATTTCATCGCTCGGGCCATAACGCCGCCGTATCGTACGCGTCGCTTTGATACGCGATTTTTTATGGTTTATGAGGATGTCATCCACTCGGATCCCAGTGCGGTGGGTAGCGCTTCGGGAGAGCTCCTTGATCTTCATTGGCTTACACTAGACGAGGCACGAAAAACCGACTTGCCCGCAATAACACGCATGGTGATCGATATTATCGAGGAGCGATTAACCCAACCGCGCAAGACACAGCTGACAGAGAATGCGCCCTTTGTCCGCTTACTCCACAACCAATGGGTCAACGAGAAGTTATAAGTCGAAAAGCCAGCGGCTCGGCTTGAGGTAGAAAAAGACAGCATCCAGCGAAGAATAATAATGAAGAGCAGCAACGTGATCGCAAAAGCTAGCACCGGACAATCACAGTTTCATTATCGAACGTGCCATCTCTGCGAGACGATGTGCGGTATCGAAGTCGAGCATGATGGGGAAATATCATTGCAATCCGCGGTCATAAAAACGACGTTCTTAGCAAAGGCAATATCTGTCCCAAGGCCACGGGATTTCAAGACATTCACACGGATCCCGATCGTCTTAGGCCGAGCTACATAAGAACCACACACTTCCACTCTTCCAAG
The Candidatus Paraluminiphilus aquimaris genome window above contains:
- a CDS encoding NUDIX hydrolase: MRRYGTTPGRPEEYRQGSERAVRPKDASTLIIVRQDDEPRLLLGKRSMQHKFMPGKFVFPGGRLDLIDQRLKVPTELPEPVMQRLRKKTQSHVSDAKLRGLALAAIRETFEETGLVVGRPTTAIVHTANTGWQDYLSHGVIPPLESMDFIARAITPPYRTRRFDTRFFMVYEDVIHSDPSAVGSASGELLDLHWLTLDEARKTDLPAITRMVIDIIEERLTQPRKTQLTENAPFVRLLHNQWVNEKL